One window from the genome of Rhizoctonia solani chromosome 15, complete sequence encodes:
- a CDS encoding Retrotransposable element Tf2 protein translates to MSWLKKHNPQISWEKHTLVFNSSYCSNNCLSVPTVLELKAVEEIPLPYQEFSRVFSEEESSKLPPHRPYDIAIELLPDAKPQHGPIYSLGPREDAELKETIEKQLKAGLIRPSKSPMASPILFVKKKNGKLRMCVDYRQLNSMTKKNAYPLPLPQNLIKKLQGAKIFSKFDLRAGYNLVQIREGDEWKTAFKTKYGLFEYLVMPFGLTNAPAAFQDMMNKIFRDLLDVYVIIYLDDILVFSLNEKDHEAHVQEVLKRLQDNDLFCNIEKCHFHVKKIDYLGFIISEFGIEVDQSKVTDALNWSTPKNVKNIQEFLGFVNFYRQFIPNFGNMARPLYNLLKKDSNWRWESAEQQSFDGLKKCLTSAPLLLQPDTTRQFYVECDALDYATGAILSQRNLEGKLAPVAYLSKSLSPAEKNYDIFDKELLAVIRAFKEWRHLLEGSEVPVQVLTDHKNLEYFSTSQSLNKRQIRWANFLVDYNFQIIYRPGAQNKKADILSRRYNLVPLEGGVENQVLLKPELFIASITPDQEINDLIGEAIYEDDRLKEILHKLQNKEKVLDWELREGLLWCQGKIFVPKDDTIRNLILESRHDALAAGHPGQARTLELVSRNYYWPSMKKFVNSYVSHCETCIQSKPTNQAPVGLLKPLQIPERPWEDIAYDMIVGLPISEGFDAILTVIDRFSKMVHFIPTQSTASAIDIANLFITYIWKLHGLPRSTVSDRGPTFNAKFIRHLYKRLDIKPTYSTAYHPQTDGQTERIQREVEIFIRMFGNHRQSDWVSLLPLAEFALNNLKQSSTGKSPFQICYGLNPQFSVGQKSDESTPNADEHAEFLEKGYDEVRAALSLSQERMKYFYDQKHKEEEEIQVGDKVWLSHQNISTDRPSIKLSHKKLGPYLVIEKIGSHAYKLQLPHTMRIHPVFHINLLTKFHPNPHGRDPPQPAPTITEEGEEEYEVERILDSKWKGRGKSKKLWYLVKWKGYNKGSNLWEPVDNVGNAQEAIEEFHMEHPDAVRA, encoded by the coding sequence atgtcatggctTAAAAAGCACAATCCCCAGATCTCATGGGAAAAGCATACACTCGTTTTTAACTCATCCTATTGTTCCAATAATTGCCTATCTGTACCCACTGTCTtagaactcaaggcagtagAGGAAATACCACTCCCGTACCAAGAATTCTCTAGGGTGTTTTCAGAGGAAGAATCCTCAAAATTGCCACCTCACCGCCCATATGACATTGCTATTGAGTTGCTCCCTGACGCAAAACCCCAACACGGCCCCATTTATAGCCTAGGGCCAAGGGAAGACGCTGAACTAAAGGAAACCATTGAAAAACAACTTAAAGCAGGTCTGATCCGCCCATCCAAATCTCCCATGGCATCTCCAatattatttgtcaaaaagaagaACGGGAAATTACGCATGTGCGTAGACTATCGACAGTTgaatagcatgaccaagaagaacgctTATCCCCTGCCCTTGCCACAAAACCTTATCAAGAAACTACAAGGTGCTAAGAtctttagtaaatttgatcttaGGGCAGGCTACAACTTAGTCCAAATTAGAGAAGGCGATGAGTGGAAAACCGCTTTCAAAACTAAATACGGATTATTCgaatacttggttatgccttttggattgaCAAATGCGCCGGCAGCCTTTCAAGACATGATGAACAAAATATTCAGAGATCTTTTGGACGTTTATGTCATCATCTACTTGGACGATATTCTGGTCTTCTCTCTGAATGAAAAAGATCATGAAGCCCATGTGCAAGAGGTACTCAAAAGGCTGCAGGATAATGACCTTTTTTGCAATATTGAGAAATGCCATTTTCACGTCAAGAAAATCGATTATCTAGGGTTTATCATATCTGAATTTGGTATAGAAGTCGATCAATCTAAAGTCACAGACGCCCTGaattggtcaacacctaagaatgtcaaaaacatccaagaattcttaggatttgtgaacttcTATAGGCAATTTATCCCTAATTTTGGAAATATGGCACGACCACTGTACAATTTGCTCAAGAAAGATAGTAATTGGAGATGGGAATCAGCAGAACAACAATCTTTTGACGGCCTTAAAAAATGTCTTACTTCAGCGCCCTTGCTTTTACAACCTGACACCACAAGACAATTTTATGTGGAATGTGACGCATTGGATTATGCCACTGGAGCAATACTATCCCAGCGCAACCTTGAAGGGAAATTGGCCCCTGTAGCCTACCTATCCAAGTCGTTATCCCCAGCTGAGAAaaactatgatatctttgacaaAGAATTGCTAGCGGTTATTAGGGCATTTAAGGAGTGGCGTCATCTGCTGGAGGGATCCGAAGTACCAGTCCAAGTCCTAACGGATCAtaagaacttggaatacttttCCACATCACAGTCCTTGAACAAACGTCAAATCAGATGGGCAAACTTCCTAGTAGACTACAATTTCCAGATCATTTACAGACCAGGAGCACAGAATAAAAAAGCTGATATCCTTTCACGACGCTACAAtttagtaccccttgaagggggggtagagaaccaggttctcctgaaaccggaacttttCATTGCATCTATTACTCCGGATCAAGAGATCAATGACCTAATCGGTGAAGCTATTTACGAGGATGACCGTCTGAAAGAAATTCTGCacaaactccagaacaaAGAAAAGGTCTTAGACTGGGAATTGAGAGAAGGTTTACTATGGTGTCAAGGAAAAATATTCGTACCAAAAGATGACACTATTAGGAACCTCATCTTGGAATCTAGGCATGATGCACTAgcggcaggacatccaggacaagcTAGAACATTGGAACTTGTCTCAAGGAATTATTATTGGCCATCCatgaaaaagtttgtcaactCTTATGTCAGCCACTGTGAAACATGTATTCAATCAAAACCAACCAATCAGGCACCAGTAGGACTGTTAAAGCCATTACAGATTCCCGAACGCCCTTGGGAAGACAttgcctatgacatgattgtaggactACCAATCTCAGAAGGTTTTGACGCCATCCTCACTGTCATTGACCgtttctcaaaaatggttcaCTTCATTCCCACTCAATCCACGGCGTCAGCTATTGATATTGCCAACCTCTTTATCACGTATATATGGAAATTACACGGTCTTCCCAGAAGTACGGTTTCAGACAGAGGCCCCACATTCAACGCCAAGTTCATTCGTCACTtatataaaaggctggacatcAAACCCACATACTCCACAGCCTACCATCCGcaaacagatggacagacagaacgaATACAACGGGAAGTTGAAATTTTCATCCGTATGTTTGGAAACCACCGCCAATCAGACTGGGTATCCCTACTTCCTTTAGCAGAGTTTGCGCTCAACAACCTTAAGCAATCTTCCACGGGTAAATCTCCGTTCCAAATATGTTATGGTCTAAACCCCCAATTCTCTGTGGGTCAGAAATCAGACGAGTCTACCCCAAATGCAGATGAACATGCAGAGTTTTTGGAAAAAGGCTATGATGAGGTTAGGGCAGCACTGTCATTATCGCAAGAACGGATGAAATACTTCTACGATCAAAAGCataaggaagaagaagaaatccaagtaGGGGATAAAGTTTGGTTAAGCCATCAGAACATATCTACTGATAGGCCGTCCATCAAACTTAGCCATAAAAAGTTAGGCCCTTACCTAGtgattgagaaaattggatcGCACGCATACAAGCTACAACTACCCCACacaatgcgcatacatccagtcttCCATATCAATCTTCTAACCAAGTTTCACCCCAACCCTCATGGCCgtgatcctcctcaacctgcacccactatcacagaagaaggtgaggaagaatatgaagttgAAAGAATCCTGGacagcaaatggaaagggcgtGGCAAATCAAAAAAACTCTGGTATTTAGtcaagtggaagggatacaacaaaggaagcaacTTGTGGGAACCAGTGGATAATGTGGGTAACGCTCAAGAAGCCATAGAAGAATTCCACATGGAACACCCTGATGCAGTtagagcttga
- a CDS encoding Retrotransposon gag protein, producing the protein MPGLGAMGETNLISPQIQSGWSAPSSRTHTPAPAAVPPHVYSPMSFDQMSDRKLLDMVAQNMIILKKEFSQLQGAYEAQSDQLALLRAELEEHCDQSRNQHVFYSNQIQGAAASIQVVQDQLLHMSTACPTAPPPPPPPAGTSTATTTHIPPPASASLDLKFAKPNKFNGKKEDALNFIIACQAYIRAKGANQSHEEKILWVTSYFEGAAEDWVRPYKERKVFRGEAVPLLEDINTFWAEFTKHYVDTNRDEKYCQKWNNLRQKASVQEYTREFQQYSVSLGYSDETLRDKYYDGLKNDIKDIMLSTMFQWRCATAQQVYDKAEEIANHIESTRLSNPSVSTVCATPTAVPTSTSDPTSTRTCLNVGDNVYMIDPTTCRAKKGAITSIVRTTSGNMPNVRWNGETKDTMIPFPSLKKDKRPAAAAPVKPIIAPIPIPAANTKGPGPMDLDGRGFANLTCHICGGKGHFARSCPSKPMSGHVANVEWSWERPKEESRIEVVSDEEESGKGKAKAD; encoded by the coding sequence atgcctggctTGGGCGCGATGGGAGAGACTAATTTGATTTCTCCCCAAATTCAATCAGGATGGTCTGCTCCATCCTCTCGTACacatactcctgctcctgcggctgtgccgcctCATGTTTATTCTCCCATGTCTTTTGATCAAATGTCAGATCGCAAACTCCTTGATATGGTAGCCCAGAATATGATCATTTTAAAAAAAGAATTTTCCCAATTACAAGGGGCTTACGAAGCCCAAAGTGATCAATTAGCATTGTTAAGAGCGGAACTGGAGGAACATTGCGACCAGTCACGTAATCAACATGTGTTTTATTCAaatcaaattcaaggagcCGCGGCCTCCATTCAGGTTGTGCAAGATCAATTGCTCCATATGTCTACTGCTTGTCCTACagccccacctccacctcctccacctgctggtacaagcacagccaccacTACCCACATTCCCCCACCTGCTTCTGCGTCTTTGGATCTGAAGTTTGCCAAGCCCAATAAGTTCAATGGCAAAAAAGAAGACGCCCTCAATTTCATCATTGCCTGTCAAGCTTATATAAGGGCAAAGGGGGCCAACCAATCCCACGAAGAAAAAATCTTGTGGGTTACATCATATTTTGAAGGAGCAGCTGAGGACTGGGTTCGTCCAtataaagaaagaaaagtGTTCAGGGGAGAAGCAGTCCCTCTGTTGGAGGATATCAATACTTTCTGGGCTGAGTTCACTAAACATTATGTGGACACTAACCGCGATGAAAAATAttgccaaaaatggaacaacttGCGGCAGAAGGCTTCAGTCCAGGAGTACACTCGAGAATTTCAACAGTACTCCGTATCCTTGGGTTATAGCGACGAGACACTGCGCGATAAGTACTATGATGGACTCAAAAATGACATCAAAGACATCATGCTATCtactatgttccaatggcgttgCGCCACGGCTCAACAGGTCTATGACAAGGCAGAGGAAATTGCAAATCACATTGAATCCACGCGTCTATCCAACCCCTCTGTCTCCACTGTTTGTGCCACTCCCACTGCTGTTCCCACTTCCACCTCCGACCCCACTTCCACTCGCACTTGCCTTAACGTTGGGGACAATGTCTACATGATTGATCCTACTActtgccgcgccaagaaaggcgccaTTACCTCAATTGTACGTACAACCTCCGGCAATATGCCCAATGTTAGGTGGAATGGGGAGACCAAGGATACCATGATACCATTCCCCTCTCTTAAAAAAGACAAACGCCCTGCTGCGGCTGCGCCTGTTAAACCAATCATTGCCCCTATTCCTATTCCTGCCGCAAACACAAAGGGTCCAGGtcccatggatcttgatggaaggggtTTTGCAAACCTCACCTGCCATATATGTGGTGGCAAAGGACATTTTGCGCGCAGCTGCCCCtctaagcccatgtctggacatgtggctaacgttgaatggtcttgggaaaggcccaAAGAAGAAAGTCGAATTGAAGTAGTttctgatgaggaggagtcgggaaaaggaaaagccaaggccgactaa